Genomic window (Rutidosis leptorrhynchoides isolate AG116_Rl617_1_P2 unplaced genomic scaffold, CSIRO_AGI_Rlap_v1 contig537, whole genome shotgun sequence):
GTAACCTTCAATCATAGTATGATCAGTGGAAAGGTTGGAAACGTAATGGACTCCTTTTCCCTTTTTATATTCTCTAGTCAACATTTTGACTTTTGACCAACTTTGGCATTTTATAATAGCCTTGCACGACCGACGCATCGAATGGCTATCATTAAAAGGGATCCGAAATCAACGGCTGAAAATTCATTGTATGTGTCATATGGAGGTGTTATTTTCTATATCCAATGTGGCAATGCCTAATCAGATAGTCATGAAACCACACTACTGCTAAGCTGCTCACTACCTCACACTAACAAAACCCACTTTTATTTTCCACAGAAAAAAGgaattaaatttaattaaaaaaaattaatcacTAGTTCGGAGAAGCTTCAATTCAGGATTTTTATTTTCACAAATAACAGCCCACCATTCACTGAGCGTTTCTTGTTGAACACACCACTCTCTTTATCTCTCTCTCTATAGTCAAAGGACAGAGAGAGAAAAAAAACCCCAATCTCGAATTTTTCTTTTCTCTGATTCAATCCAAAACCCTATTCTCGCCCCTTTTTGTTTTTCAATCTCAAACCCTTAATTGGATTGTATCCTTGTACTGTAGaaagatctttttttttttttttttttgggtgtaATCGTTTTCTTATCTAGTAGTTGGGTTTTGGTGGGTGGCTTAAACTATGACTGTGGTGACGTCTGATCCCGGAGACGACAGGTGGCCGCCGGGGTTTAGGTTTCACCCTACGGACGAGGAGTTGGTAGCGTATTATCTGAAGAGGAAGATGTGTAGGAGAAGAATCAAACTCGATGTTATTACCGAGCTTGATGTCTACAAATGGGATCCCGATGAATTGCCTGGTAATCTATTTTGCTCTGCGCTGTTTTATTTcaaggttgttgttgggttttcttTATCTTTTATGATGCGTTGACTTGTGTTTTACTTTTTAGGgtttgttttgttttgttgatgTGTTTGATGTGACTAGAGAATTTATCTTTGCCTTTATTTGGTTTTCCAGTTATTAGGAATGACTCTGTATGTGGTTCAATTTTCCTGTTAGATAGTCGTTACAGTGTGATCAGTCCATCTTTTTATTGGGTTGTGTTCGATTACATATGTGATAACACTCTTGCATTTCTATATGCTTGACAAACTTGTTACCTTTTCAGCTGTTCTGCTAAGTCTCACTGGTTACTTATGTGTAAGTTGGACTATAAATACATCGTGTTTGATAATTGTCCTCTAATAATCACAAGTACTGTATATGATTGATGTTTTTGGATGtgaagttttaaagttatttgcgCTATGATTTATTTTTGAAAGGTAGCGTGGACTGTTGGCTTGGACTTGAGGCATTGACAATAATCATagctttgatttttttttttgattttttttttcttttgaaacaATGGAGGAACTAATTTCATTTTTTTACCTATGACACTTATTCAGGACAATCTATCCTGAAGACAGGAGATAGGCAGTGGTTTTTCTTTAGTCCAAGGGACAGGAAATACCCTAATGGAGGAGGAAGATCCAATAGGGCTACTAGACATGGGTACTGGAAAGCAACCGGCAAGGATCGAAGTGTAACGTGCAACTCTAGACCAGTTGGTGTAAAGAAGACCCTTGTTTACTATACTGGACGCGCACCTACTGGTGACCGAACTGATTGGGTTATGCATGAGTACATGCTGGATGAACAGGAGATTAAACGTTGTGATAAAATAAAGGTGCGTATCTTGAGGACATTCTCTTTATTTATTCCCTAAGAAAGTTCTTATTGTAGATATTTGATTGCTAAGTTTTGGACTTCTTTTTATTTGCAGGATTACTATGCACTTTATAAGGTTTACAAGAAAAGTGGACCTGGTCCTAAGAACGGTGAGCAGTATGGGGCGCCATTTAAGGAAGAGGAATGGGCAGATGAAGATACTCCAAATATTAATATTGCGGTTAATTCTGAGCTATATGAAAGACAACTTTGTGTTGTTCCTCTTGATAACGTACAACCTCTTGCAAAGGCTCTTCCTGTTGAAATCTTGCAACCTCTTGCTCTAGAGCAACCACCAACTGACGATATTGAGGAGTTTATGAAACGAATTCTGGATGAGCCATTGCTCCCTGAGCAACAAGTTAATGATTTTGCTGATTTACTACAGGTAAATGTCTGCCATAAACATTCTCATTGTAACTGCTGTAATTGCTTTGGTTCCTCCCTCCCTAATTCGATAATTCTAACTTGGTGGATTGTTCATGTTTTATGTTTTTAAGAGTATTTCAGTCTGAGACATATATCATTGGTTGACCCGCACTTAATAGCACGTCTTTTCATTTTATTTCTGCTCATCTGTTTGACTTTGAAATGTTCCTGTCATTGATTGTTTCAATTTTATTTTCTAGGCTGCTGGTGAAGAAGACTCTCAAATTACTTTGGTAGAACCATCTTCTGGGCATCCCTTTGTTCCTTCCATACCAACAGCTCCGGATGGTTGCCGAAATGCTGAGCAAGAAAACTTCAGTTTTACCCAGATCACTACTTCCAATCCTCAAGTGTATGAGGCTTCCGAGGTGACCTCTGCTGCCACCAGCAATTGGGAACAGGTTCCTTGTGTAGCAGTTGAAGAGGGCTTTCTTGAAATTGATGATCTTGATAAAGAACCTGGTCCCTCTGATGTGAGGAAACCTGTGGAGAGTTTCCAGCTTGGTGATTTTGATGATCTGTTTCATGATGCAGACATGTTATTTTATGATACTGGTCCTATATATCATGGGAATGTACCAAGCTCACTCGACAATGGTGAAGGAGATGGGATACTCTCACATTCGTATATGAATGGTTTTGAAAATGGCTTCCTAAACCAGGGAAACTATCACGTTCAATCGCAGTCCATAACAAATCAGGAGCAATACCAGTTTCCTTCTCATACAGTTGAAAATCAAGTGAATTATTGCCAGTTGCATTCAAACCAGCTGGATTACCACCAGTTGCAAACCAATAATCAGCAGACATGGACACTAGAGCAAAATGTTGTATTTGATCCCTCTTCATCATCCCAGGGAGCTGTTTCTGTACCTACTCCAGGTATACTAGCTCGTGCAAATTTCAGAATCTAGGCATTAGCTCTATAATAATTGAGCCAATCCTTTTCACATGATTATTACTCTGTTTTGCATAAAAGTTTGTGGGTTGTTTCCTTCTCATCCACGAGCTCTTGATTGGCTGGATGGTAATCCTTCCAGATGGCCAAAATTCTCCCATGGAGTTTGAGCCAAGCTGCAAGAGCTCTCTCTTCTCTTTTCAGTACACAAGTATTTTCCTTAAATGTGTTGTTACACTAAAAAATCTCAGTTTGAGAGAAAACCGTTTCAAGTTATTTGCTGTTTCTCATGTTTGGAAaattttcctttttattttttgTCTCCAGGTGTCGCATATGAGTCTGTTGTGCCTCAGACAGAAGGGAATCAGAATAATACAAAAGGTGTTGCTGAATCAGGTTGGGTTTCCTCTGCTTTGTGGTCTTTCGTAGAATCTATACCGACTACGCCTGCTTCTGCTTCAGAGTCTCCTTTGGTGAACCGGGCTTTTGAGAGGATGTCCAGTTTTAGCCGATTGAGAATCAAcagctataacaataataataatgatggtgttGTTGCTCAAGGTAACCGTAATGATGGTGTCCCAATCCCAACTGTTGTTAGGAGGGCTAACAAGAAGGGATTCCTTTTCTTATCTATTCTTGGAGCATTGATAGCTATTACATGGGGTACTATTAGGATTATGGGGAGAGTCGTCTTCTCTTCTTGAAAATATAGGTTAGATATGGAACAAGTTATGCTAATGATAGGTCTTATGAAACCAACCGGCAGTTTTTTTATTCTAGTATATGTACAGAGAATCTAATTAAGGTTTTTTTATTCTGTTCTCTCTGAAAAGTAGAGAAGAAAGATCTATGCACCTTTCATGTTACTTTGAGGTATTCAATGCATGATGAAGTTAAATTAAGTCTCCCTTTGGGATCATTTTTTGTCTAATTAGTAACTTTGATTAACACAGTACTTAGTGTTGGCAAATATAGTATTGATTACTTTTAAGTAATTCCATTTATTTATACAAAATTGATTTCAATTATAATGTCAAATACTAGTATTAATTGTAGAAAATAAATTTGCATTTTCTTAAACCAGAGTCCAGAATCACCCttgtaaatctatatatatatatatatatatatctcctaAATTGAGTTGTAAAATGAAAGTGTACTGAACTTTAAGATTTGTAAAGCACGACATATATGCAATTTACAAATCACATGATTTAGGAAGTTTGGAACTTGAAATATAATGCTGATAAGGGTGGGAATGGGCAGGCCGGCCCGAAATAGCCTATATGAAGCCTAGCTTTGGCCTGAATTAAATGGATCAAAGCCTGAAATAAATAGGCTTAAACATCAAGCCTAATTAAATAGGTCAGGCTTAATAGGCTTAGGGCCGGCCCAAACGATAACAAAAACAGCGATCCACTAAAGCTTATCTCCTTCGATTCTCATCTCGTCCCACTCACTTCGTCCATTCGTCGATCCTCAACCACCACACCCGCCCAATCGTGCTCCGGCGACGAGCTGTTCAACCAGATAGTGAGACAAGAGATGTACTCGAAGGTCGCGGCGGCGGCCATGATCCGGCATATTGCGAGAGGACTGGCTGCGATTCACAAGGCGTGTTGAAAATCAAGGATTGAAGACACAAAATTGAGAGAAGCTTAATGTTGATTCAAGACAACTTGATTACAATACAGAGAATTCTTAAAACTAAAAATTGAACTCCTTAAATTAACACTATAAGATATATGATTATATAGTGAAGATTGAGTGGGATGGTGGTGAAAGAGATGTCCGGCAAGCATGGTGGTGGCATGAGAAAGCATGGTGGTTGCGTGAGAATCGGAGACAACATGGTGGTGGCGTAAATTAGTGAGTGATCAGAGGTAGACGGAAGTGAATATCCTGATGGAGAGCAGGGGTGATGATTTGATGTAAGAGATGGGCTTGGAGTCGTGAAGTGGGCCGAGGCCCAAATTTTAGGAGAAGATAATGTGAAAGAAAGTATATGCATAACTTACTGGCTTTGAATTCTCTTTCTCTTCATGTTCATCAGCCTTGTTCTCCAATGGCAGCAAGGGCGTCCCAGAACCAGCTCGTGGTGAACTTGGAGGAGAGAGTAGAGTTGTGGAGGACCCGGCACGAATAGCAGAATAGACAACAGATAGAGTAGTTGTGAGCAGACCCAAGGTTAAGGAGCCAGTGGAAATAGCTTTAGAATGCCTGTGAAGGCCATTGCATTCGCAATCTCTTGGTTCACTTGAGAGTCCACTATAACATAGGTACATGCAGTAGATAGATATAACTGAAGCTAGCAAGATGCTGCCTCCAACCGCTGGGTGCAATGCAACAGAATTGCTCGTCATAGCCAACCCACGTGTCATTCCATCGATGAACAAAATCCAACATAAAAGATGTAGGCAGCAGGAAGGAAACCATTAAGAAACACATAATCCCTCAAACAAGTCATACGCTTCATTGCAAACAATAGTGGAAAATACAGGAAACCAAAACACAGCTTAATAAGAGATTGCCTTGAACGAAATTCGAAAATTGATGTAATTGATTGTTGTTCGGATAATCCTGCATTGGTTCCTCAGTTCATTGATTCGAGGTTCTTTCTTTAAATTGTCTCTGGCTGATTTTGTGCATCACTAGAGCTTCAGAACTTGAACATAACTCGCAAGCTCTTCCGATTGCTAAATCAAAGGGATGACAGACACGGCAGCTTTTAGTGGCGAATACAAGCGCAATATCGCTCAACAAGAAACTGAGATAGAACAATTGACGATAGAGAATTTTAATTGAAAAGAAACAAAGAACAAAATTGAGGAATTGAACAAAAGACTTCAATCGTGGCTAGATTTTGAAATCTGGAGCCATGGTTTTAGAACAGAGATCGGAAAGAAACTCCAGTAGAAATCAAAATTAATTTCTCTTAAATTGACTCTGATACCATGTTGAAAATCAATGATTGAAGACACAAAATTTAGAGAAGCTTAATTTTGATTCAAGACAACTTGATTACAATATAGAGAATTCTTAAAACTGAAAATTGAACTCCTTAAATTAACACTACAAGATATATGATTATATAGTGAAGATTGAATGGGATGGTGGTGAAAGAGATGTCCGGCAAGCATGGTGGTGGCGTGAGAATCGGAGACAGCATGGTGGTGGCGTAAATTAGTGAGTGATCAGAGGTAGACAGAAGTGAATATCATGATGGAGAGCATGGTGATGATTTGATGTAGGAGATGGGCTTGGAGTCGTGAAGTGGGCCGATGCCCAAATTTTAACAAGGCGAATACCGTGCACAAAGACTTGAATCCAGAAAATTTCTTATTTGTGAGTGAGGCGGAGGATTCTAATTCGACGATTA
Coding sequences:
- the LOC139884335 gene encoding uncharacterized protein: MTRGLAMTSNSVALHPAVGGSILLASVISIYCMYLCYSGLSSEPRDCECNGLHRHSKAISTGSLTLGLLTTTLSVVYSAIRAGSSTTLLSPPSSPRAGSGTPLLPLENKADEHEEKENSKPALIHLIQAKARLHIGYFGPACPFPPLSALYFKFQTS
- the LOC139884334 gene encoding NAC domain-containing protein 17-like, which translates into the protein MAIIKRDPKSTAENSLWPPGFRFHPTDEELVAYYLKRKMCRRRIKLDVITELDVYKWDPDELPGQSILKTGDRQWFFFSPRDRKYPNGGGRSNRATRHGYWKATGKDRSVTCNSRPVGVKKTLVYYTGRAPTGDRTDWVMHEYMLDEQEIKRCDKIKDYYALYKVYKKSGPGPKNGEQYGAPFKEEEWADEDTPNINIAVNSELYERQLCVVPLDNVQPLAKALPVEILQPLALEQPPTDDIEEFMKRILDEPLLPEQQVNDFADLLQAAGEEDSQITLVEPSSGHPFVPSIPTAPDGCRNAEQENFSFTQITTSNPQVYEASEVTSAATSNWEQVPCVAVEEGFLEIDDLDKEPGPSDVRKPVESFQLGDFDDLFHDADMLFYDTGPIYHGNVPSSLDNGEGDGILSHSYMNGFENGFLNQGNYHVQSQSITNQEQYQFPSHTVENQVNYCQLHSNQLDYHQLQTNNQQTWTLEQNVVFDPSSSSQGAVSVPTPVCGLFPSHPRALDWLDGVAYESVVPQTEGNQNNTKGVAESGWVSSALWSFVESIPTTPASASESPLVNRAFERMSSFSRLRINSYNNNNNDGVVAQGNRNDGVPIPTVVRRANKKGFLFLSILGALIAITWGTIRIMGRVVFSS